The following coding sequences lie in one Arabidopsis thaliana chromosome 3, partial sequence genomic window:
- the CHX19 gene encoding cation/H+ exchanger 19 has protein sequence MASTNVTGQCPGPMKATSNGAFQNESPLDFALPLIILQIVLVVVFTRLLAYFLKPLKQPRVIAEIIGGILLGPSALGRSKAYLDTIFPKKSLTVLDTLANIGLLFFLFLVGLELDFAAIKKTGKKSLLIAIAGISLPFIVGVGTSFVLSATISKGVDQLPFIVFMGVALSITAFPVLARILAELKLLTTDIGRMAMSAAGVNDVAAWILLALAIALSGDGTSPLVSVWVLLCGTGFVIFAVVAIKPLLAYMARRCPEGEPVKELYVCVTLTVVLAASFVTDTIGIHALFGAFVVGIVAPKEGPFCRILTEKIEDLVSGLLLPLYFAASGLKTDVTTIRGAQSWGLLVLVILTTCFGKIVGTVGSSMLCKVPFREAVTLGFLMNTKGLVELIVLNIGKDRKVLNDQAFAILVLMALFTTFITTPIVMLIYKPARKGAPYKHRTIQRKDHDSELRILACFHSTRNIPTLINLIESSRGTGKKGRLCVYAMHLMELSERSSAIAMVHKARNNGLPIWNKIERSTDQMVIAFEAYQHLRAVAVRPMTAISGLSSIHEDICTSAHQKRVAMILLPFHKHQRMDGAMESIGHRFHEVNQRVLQRAPCSVGILVDRGLGGTSQVVASEVAYKVVIPFFGGLDDREALAYGMKMVEHPGITLTVYKFVAARGTLKRFEKSEHDEKEKKEKETDEEFVRELMNDPRGNESLAYEERVVESKDDIIATLKSMSKCNLFVVGRNAAVASLVKSTDCPELGPVGRLLSSSEFSTTASVLVVQGYDPAADTRPLVEEDAEYDQSSRDISDLTA, from the exons ATGGCAAGCACCAACGTTACAGGGCAATGCCCGGGTCCAATGAAGGCTACCTCCAATGGAGCCTTCCAAAACGAAAGCCCTCTTGATTTCGCGCTTCCTCTTATCATCCTACAAATCGTCTTGGTGGTTGTGTTTACAAGGCTCTTAGCTTACTTTCTTAAGCCTCTCAAACAGCCCCGAGTCATTGCTGAGATCATT GGAGGGATACTGCTTGGACCTTCTGCACTAGGGAGAAGCAAGGCCTATCTTGACACCATCTTCCCAAAGAAGAGCTTGACCGTTTTAGACACACTCGCCAACATTGGtcttctgtttttcttgttcctAGTTGGGCTTGAGCTTGACTTTGcagcaataaaaaaaactggaaAGAAATCACTATTGATAGCCATAGCTGGGATCTCACTTCCTTTTATAGTGGGTGTAGGCACATCTTTTGTTCTCAGTGCCACCATAAGCAAAGGAGTCGATCAGCTTCCTTTTATTGTCTTCATGGGTGTTGCCTTATCAATCACTGCCTTCCCTGTGCTTGCTCGTATACTAGCTGAGCTAAAGCTTCTAACAACTGACATTGGACGTATGGCAATGTCTGCAGCGGGAGTAAACGATGTTGCAGCTTGGATACTCCTTGCGCTTGCTATTGCTCTCTCAGGAGATGGGACTTCTCCTCTTGTATCTGTTTGGGTTCTTCTCTGTGGAACTGGATTCGTGATCTTTGCAGTTGTGGCAATCAAACCTCTGCTTGCTTATATGGCTAGACGCTGTCCTGAGGGAGAGCCTGTAAAGGAACTCTATGTTTGTGTCACTCTAACCGTGGTTTTAGCAGCAAGCTTTGTGACAGACACTATTGGGATACACGCGCTGTTCGGGGCGTTTGTGGTAGGTATAGTAGCTCCTAAAGAAGGACCATTTTGCAGGATTTTGACTGAGAAGATAGAGGATCTTGTTTCGGGGCTTCTTCTACCTCTGTATTTTGCGGCTAGCGGTCTCAAAACTGATGTAACAACGATCAGGGGAGCACAGTCATGGGGACTTCTAGTTCTTGTCATTCTCACCACTTGTTTCGGGAAGATTGTAGGAACAGTTGGTTCCTCGATGCTCTGCAAGGTTCCTTTCAGAGAAGCCGTGACACTTGGATTCCTTATGAATACCAAAGGTTTAGTAGAGCTCATTGTTCTTAACATTGGCAAGGACCGGAAG GTGCTGAATGATCAAGCATTTGCGATCTTAGTCCTAATGGCATTGTTCACAACCTTCATCACAACTCCAATTGTGATGCTTATTTACAAGCCTGCAAGAAAAGGAGCACCGTACAAGCACAGAACCATCCAAAGAAAAGATCATGATTCTGAGCTAAGGATACTTGCTTGCTTCCACAGTACCCGTAACATCCCCACATTGATCAATCTGATCGAATCATCAAGAGGAACAGGCAAAAAGGGACGCCTCTGCGTTTACGCGATGCATCTGATGGAGCTTTCTGAACGGTCATCAGCGATCGCGATGGTTCACAAAGCTCGAAACAATGGTCTCCCAATCTGGAATAAGATCGAGAGATCAACGGACCAGATGGTGATTGCCTTCGAGGCTTACCAGCATCTACGAGCAGTAGCGGTTAGACCCATGACTGCAATCTCTGGCCTCAGCAGCATCCACGAGGACATATGCACAAGCGCGCATCAGAAACGAGTAGCGATGATACTGCTTCCGTTTCACAAGCATCAGAGAATGGACGGAGCGATGGAGTCAATAGGACATAGGTTCCATGAAGTGAACCAACGGGTCTTGCAACGAGCTCCTTGCTCAGTCGGGATTCTTGTGGACAGAGGACTCGGAGGAACCTCACAGGTTGTAGCCAGCGAAGTGGCTTACAAAGTCGTGATTCCATTCTTTGGAGGCCTCGACGACCGAGAAGCTCTCGCATACGGGATGAAAATGGTGGAACATCCAGGAATCACACTAACtgtttacaaatttgtagCTGCGAGAGGAACATTGAAGAGATTCGAGAAGAGTGAACACGacgaaaaggagaaaaaagagaaagagactgACGAAGAGTTTGTGAGGGAGTTGATGAATGATCCAAGAGGAAATGAGTCATTGGCTTACGAGGAAAGAGTCGTTGAGAGCAAAGACGATATCATCGCGACACTTAAATCGATGAGTAAATGCAATCTCTTCGTCGTTGGAAGAAATGCAGCTGTTGCATCGTTGGTTAAGAGTACAGACTGTCCAGAGTTAGGACCAGTTGGACGCTTGTTGTCGTCATCAGAGTTTTCCACCACCGCGTCGGTGCTCGTCGTTCAGGGATATGATCCAGCAGCAGATACACGACCGCTCGTTGAGGAAGATGCAGAGTACGATCAGTCTTCCAGAGATATTTCAGACTTAACTGCCTGA
- a CDS encoding Leucine-rich repeat (LRR) family protein (Leucine-rich repeat (LRR) family protein; CONTAINS InterPro DOMAIN/s: Leucine-rich repeat-containing N-terminal domain, type 2 (InterPro:IPR013210), Leucine-rich repeat (InterPro:IPR001611); BEST Arabidopsis thaliana protein match is: Leucine-rich repeat (LRR) family protein (TAIR:AT1G03440.1); Has 49064 Blast hits to 19347 proteins in 858 species: Archae - 12; Bacteria - 2546; Metazoa - 6658; Fungi - 321; Plants - 36853; Viruses - 0; Other Eukaryotes - 2674 (source: NCBI BLink).), which produces MSYTFFLLLLSLVHSTFSSLAPTDRAALQSIRDSLTDMPGSAFFSSWDFTVPDPCSSFSGLTCSSRGRVTGLTLGPNLSGSLSPSISILTHLTQLILYPGSVTGPLPPRFDSLPLLRVISLTRNRLTGPIPVSFSSLSNLHTLDLSYNQLSGSLPPFLTTLPRLKVLVLASNHFSNNLKPVSSPLFHLDLKMNQISGQLPPAFPTTLRYLSLSGNSMQGTINAMEPLTELIYIDLSMNQFTGAIPSSLFSPTISTMFLQRNNFTSIATSNATSLLPEGSIVDLSHNSISGELTPALVGAEALFLNNNRLTGDIPEEYVKSLINGTTKQLFLQHNYFTRFPWNSGLQLPDSVSLCLSYNCMETDPVVGLSTCPIEVAPLLSRPASQCSRFYNHSSTG; this is translated from the coding sequence atgagctacactttctttctccttttgcTCTCTCTTGTCCACTCCACTTTCTCTTCATTAGCTCCTACGGATCGAGCCGCGCTCCAATCCATCAGAGACTCTTTAACCGACATGCCCGGTTCagccttcttctcctcttggGACTTCACAGTTCCTGACCCTTGTTCCTCCTTCTCTGGCCTTACCTGCTCTTCTCGCGGCCGTGTCACCGGCTTAACTCTTGGCCCTAATCTCTCAGGCTCTCTCTCCCCTTCCATCTCCATTCTAACCCACTTAACCCAACTCATTCTCTACCCCGGTTCAGTCACCGGTCCTCTCCCTCCTCGGTTCGATTCCCTCCCTCTCCTTCGAGTCATTTCCTTAACAAGAAACCGTTTAACCGGTCCTATACCCGTatctttctcatctctctcaaatctccaCACTCTTGACCTTAGCTATAACCAACTCTCTGGCTCTCTCCCTCCTTTTCTCACCACTCTTCCTCGACTCAAAGTCCTTGTTTTAGCCTCAAACCATTTCTCCAACAACCTTAAGCCTGTCTCTAGCCCATTGTTCCATTTAGACCTAAAGATGAACCAAATCTCCGGCCAACTCCCACCCGCTTTCCCGACTACTCTCCGGTACTTATCTCTATCCGGAAACTCAATGCAGGGCACAATCAATGCCATGGAGCCATTAACAGAGCTAATATACATCGATCTAAGCATGAACCAATTTACCGGCGCAATCCCTAGCTCACTCTTTAGTCCCACAATCTCAACAATGTTCCTACAACGAAACAACTTCACATCCATTGCCACCTCAAACGCCACGTCATTGTTACCTGAGGGCTCCATTGTTGATCTGAGCCATAACTCAATCTCCGGAGAGCTAACTCCCGCGCTTGTCGGAGCAGAGGCTTTGTTCTTGAACAACAACCGTCTCACTGGAGACATTCCAGAGGAATACGTCAAGAGCTTAATCAACGGTACAACAAAACAGCTCTTCTTGCAACATAACTACTTCACGAGATTCCCTTGGAACTCTGGTCTCCAACTACCAGACTCTGTTTCGCTCTGTTTGTCATATAACTGTATGGAGACAGATCCAGTCGTTGGTTTGTCCACGTGTCCGATCGAAGTTGCACCTCTGCTCTCAAGACCTGCTTCACAATGTTCAAGATTCTATAATCACAGCTCCACTGGTTAA
- a CDS encoding structural constituent of ribosome (structural constituent of ribosome; FUNCTIONS IN: structural constituent of ribosome; INVOLVED IN: translation; LOCATED IN: ribosome, intracellular; CONTAINS InterPro DOMAIN/s: Ribosomal protein L18/L5 (InterPro:IPR005484); BEST Arabidopsis thaliana protein match is: Ribosomal L18p/L5e family protein (TAIR:AT1G48350.1); Has 30201 Blast hits to 17322 proteins in 780 species: Archae - 12; Bacteria - 1396; Metazoa - 17338; Fungi - 3422; Plants - 5037; Viruses - 0; Other Eukaryotes - 2996 (source: NCBI BLink).): MAKALYLLLTGSTIEMAKKVGEVIEKSCVENGITKVAFDRAIYTYHGFSCFSK, from the exons ATGGCCAAGGCTCTGTATCTTTTGCTCACTGGTTCTACCATT GAAATGGCTAAGAAAGTTGGAGAAGTTATAGAAAAATCCTGCGTAGAGAATGGGATCACAAAGGTGGCCTTTGACCGTGCAATTTACACTTACCATGGCTTTAGCTGCTTCAGCAAATAG